The Agromyces atrinae genome window below encodes:
- a CDS encoding DUF3105 domain-containing protein, which produces MKQQRAAQRAAKLEEYKKREAKAKRNKRIGLWAGIVGGVAVLGLVAGSVFLMPRPATYSAGSAGAEIDGVELFDNGSNHVTTPVTYPQTPPAGGEHNPTWLNCGVYTEPVPNENAVHSLEHGALWVTYDPSISDDELAIIKEKLPSTYVILSPFEGLPSPIVISGWNSQLQLESASDERFEQFFEEYWKSDKVPEPGALCSGALDAPGKVS; this is translated from the coding sequence GTGAAGCAGCAGCGCGCAGCACAGCGCGCCGCGAAGCTCGAGGAGTACAAGAAGCGCGAGGCCAAGGCGAAGCGCAACAAGCGTATCGGCCTGTGGGCCGGCATCGTCGGTGGTGTGGCCGTCCTCGGTCTCGTCGCCGGCTCGGTCTTCCTCATGCCGCGCCCGGCGACCTACTCGGCCGGTAGCGCCGGCGCCGAGATCGACGGCGTCGAGCTCTTCGACAACGGTTCGAACCACGTGACGACTCCCGTGACCTACCCGCAGACGCCCCCGGCGGGCGGCGAGCACAACCCGACGTGGCTGAACTGCGGCGTCTACACCGAGCCCGTCCCGAACGAGAACGCCGTCCACTCGCTCGAGCACGGAGCGCTCTGGGTCACCTACGACCCCTCGATCAGCGACGACGAGCTCGCGATCATCAAGGAGAAGCTCCCCTCCACCTACGTCATCCTCTCGCCCTTCGAGGGCCTGCCCTCGCCCATCGTGATCAGCGGCTGGAACTCGCAGCTGCAGCTCGAGTCGGCCTCCGACGAGCGCTTCGAGCAGTTCTTCGAGGAGTACTGGAAGAGCGACAAGGTGCCCGAGCCCGGCGCCCTCTGCTCGGGAGCGCTCGACGCCCCCGGCAAGGTGTCCTAG
- a CDS encoding cystathionine beta-synthase — MHYAETIVDLVGNTPLVKLSRVTEGIEATVLVKLEYFNPGGSSKDRIATRIIDAAEREGKLKPGGTIVEPTSGNTGVGLALVAQQRGYRCVFVCPDKVGEDKRNVLTAYGAEVVVTPTAVAPESPESYYSVSDRLAAEIPGAFKPNQYSNPNGPLSHYESTGPEIWRDTDGRITHFVAGVGTGGTISGTGRYLREVSNDSVRIIGADPVGSVYSGGTGRPYLVEGVGEDFWPEAYNPAIPHEIIAVTDAESFDMTRRLAREEGILVGGSSGMAVVAALKAAASAGPDDVFVVLLPDGGRGYLGKIFNDKWLRAYGFTNSPSGHTVANILAAKADRTAPLVYAHPNDTVREAIDTMTRTNVSQVLVLTAEPPVVLGEVLGSVQEEQLMELVFSGQAELTDKISSVVGPAFPLIGVGEPVASARSALGDASALLVTDGGSALGVITRADLLSYLSG, encoded by the coding sequence ATGCACTACGCAGAAACCATCGTCGACCTCGTCGGCAACACCCCGCTCGTCAAGCTCAGCCGCGTCACCGAGGGCATCGAAGCCACGGTGCTCGTGAAGCTCGAGTACTTCAACCCCGGTGGTTCGTCGAAGGACCGCATCGCGACGCGCATCATCGATGCCGCCGAACGCGAGGGCAAGCTGAAGCCGGGCGGCACGATCGTCGAACCCACCTCGGGCAACACGGGTGTCGGTCTCGCGCTCGTCGCGCAGCAGCGCGGCTACCGCTGCGTCTTCGTCTGCCCCGACAAGGTCGGCGAAGACAAGCGCAACGTGCTCACGGCCTACGGTGCCGAGGTCGTCGTGACCCCGACGGCCGTCGCCCCCGAGAGCCCCGAGTCGTACTACTCGGTCTCCGACCGGCTCGCCGCCGAGATCCCGGGCGCCTTCAAGCCCAACCAGTACTCGAACCCCAACGGCCCGCTCAGCCACTACGAGTCGACCGGCCCCGAGATCTGGCGCGACACCGACGGGCGCATCACGCACTTCGTCGCGGGCGTCGGCACGGGCGGAACGATCTCGGGCACGGGCCGCTACCTCCGCGAGGTGTCGAACGACTCGGTGCGCATCATCGGCGCCGACCCCGTCGGTTCGGTCTACTCGGGCGGCACGGGTCGCCCGTACCTCGTCGAGGGCGTCGGAGAAGACTTCTGGCCCGAGGCCTACAACCCGGCGATCCCGCACGAGATCATCGCCGTCACCGACGCCGAGTCGTTCGACATGACGCGACGCCTCGCCCGCGAAGAGGGAATCCTCGTCGGCGGATCGAGCGGCATGGCCGTCGTCGCCGCGCTCAAGGCCGCGGCTTCGGCCGGCCCCGACGACGTCTTCGTCGTGCTCCTTCCCGACGGCGGCCGAGGCTACCTCGGCAAGATCTTCAACGACAAATGGCTGCGCGCCTACGGCTTCACCAACTCGCCGTCGGGTCACACGGTCGCGAACATCCTCGCGGCGAAGGCCGACCGCACGGCGCCCCTCGTCTACGCGCACCCGAACGACACCGTGCGCGAGGCCATCGACACGATGACGCGCACGAACGTCTCGCAGGTGCTCGTGCTCACGGCCGAACCGCCCGTCGTGCTCGGCGAGGTGCTCGGTTCGGTGCAGGAGGAGCAGCTCATGGAGCTCGTCTTCTCGGGTCAGGCCGAACTCACCGACAAGATCTCGTCGGTCGTCGGACCGGCCTTCCCGCTCATCGGCGTCGGCGAGCCCGTCGCCTCGGCGCGCTCGGCGCTCGGCGACGCGTCGGCGCTCCTCGTCACCGATGGCGGAAGCGCGCTCGGCGTCATCACGCGAGCCGACCTGCTGAGCTACCTGAGCGGTTGA
- a CDS encoding cyclase family protein → MTDHTSPRSADRRLVDLSHPIRAGLVTYPGLPAPRITPHLTREASRSAYAPGTEFAMDVIEMIGNTGTYIDSPFHRYADGGDLASLSLETLVGLRAEVFHLTDAAERGIPAEAFAGRELAGSAVLLHTGWDRHFGAPEYRTGSPFLTEAGAQHLVDAGVTLVGIDALNIDDTESGGERPAHTLLLAAGIHVVEHLTNLGEVPAEGARFTAVPPRVEGFGTFPVRAFAEL, encoded by the coding sequence ATGACCGATCACACCTCACCCCGTTCCGCGGATCGTCGCCTCGTCGACCTCAGCCACCCGATCCGCGCGGGCCTCGTGACCTACCCCGGTCTGCCCGCACCGCGCATCACGCCGCACCTCACGCGCGAGGCGTCGCGCTCGGCGTATGCACCCGGCACGGAGTTCGCGATGGACGTCATCGAGATGATCGGCAATACCGGCACCTACATCGACAGCCCGTTCCACCGGTACGCCGACGGCGGCGATCTCGCGAGTCTCTCGCTCGAGACGCTCGTCGGCCTCCGCGCCGAGGTATTCCACCTGACGGATGCCGCGGAGCGCGGCATTCCGGCCGAGGCATTCGCCGGTCGCGAGCTCGCGGGCTCCGCCGTGCTGCTGCACACCGGGTGGGACCGGCACTTCGGCGCGCCCGAGTACCGCACGGGCTCGCCGTTCCTCACCGAGGCCGGCGCGCAGCACCTCGTCGACGCGGGTGTGACGCTCGTCGGCATCGACGCGCTCAACATCGACGACACCGAGAGCGGAGGAGAGCGTCCCGCGCACACCCTTCTGCTCGCCGCGGGCATCCACGTCGTCGAGCACCTCACGAACCTCGGCGAGGTCCCGGCCGAGGGCGCACGGTTCACGGCCGTGCCGCCACGAGTCGAAGGCTTCGGCACCTTCCCCGTGCGGGCCTTCGCCGAACTGTGA
- a CDS encoding MFS transporter, with protein sequence MTDSPLASAPERAPRRAPGPLSAPYRWLSIGMFSLVFLAAFESLAVTTIMPLVADDLDGASLFAVAFSVPLAAGVIGMVLAGNWSDRKGPLPPLISAAVLFIVGLVIAGTATTMEMLVVGRFVHGLGGAAVTVPLYVIVGRVYPLEIRARVFAGFAAAWVIPSIIGPAIAGAIAEAFTWHWVFLGVIFLVLPAGAMMLPPLLRVRAQVEGDSSVPWSVSRLAWAVLAAAAALALSLAKELPEPGRWILAAASLVVIVVAVRPLLPRGTLLAKPGIPGTVLVRAIVAGAFFGSEIYLPYFLIEQYEFSPSLAGAVLTGAGVSWAVASWLQGRLVGRLSNVAAVRIGTAVLAVALGVVLLVAAFGLAPWVAFIAWTIAGGGMGFMYPRFSVSVLELSPTSAQGFNSAALTIGESLGSASVLAITPLVAGALAAGAFTADFSVTLAVALVAVVLAGRVRPAAAAAV encoded by the coding sequence GTGACTGATTCGCCGCTCGCCTCCGCGCCCGAACGAGCGCCGCGGCGCGCACCGGGCCCGCTCTCCGCGCCCTACCGGTGGCTCAGCATCGGTATGTTCTCGCTCGTGTTCCTCGCGGCCTTCGAGTCGCTCGCGGTCACGACGATCATGCCGCTCGTCGCCGACGATCTCGATGGGGCGTCGCTCTTCGCCGTCGCGTTCTCGGTGCCGCTCGCCGCGGGCGTCATCGGCATGGTGCTCGCGGGCAACTGGAGCGACCGCAAGGGGCCTCTCCCGCCCCTCATCTCGGCGGCCGTGCTCTTCATCGTCGGCCTCGTCATCGCGGGAACGGCGACGACGATGGAGATGCTCGTCGTCGGCCGGTTCGTGCACGGGCTCGGCGGCGCGGCCGTCACCGTACCTCTCTATGTGATCGTCGGCCGCGTGTACCCGCTCGAGATCCGGGCGCGTGTCTTCGCCGGGTTCGCGGCGGCTTGGGTCATCCCCTCGATCATCGGACCGGCGATCGCGGGCGCGATCGCCGAGGCGTTCACGTGGCACTGGGTCTTCCTCGGCGTCATCTTCCTCGTGCTCCCGGCCGGCGCGATGATGCTTCCTCCGCTCCTCCGCGTGCGGGCCCAGGTCGAGGGCGACAGCAGTGTGCCGTGGAGCGTGTCGCGACTCGCGTGGGCCGTGCTCGCGGCCGCCGCAGCGCTCGCGCTCTCGCTCGCGAAAGAGCTGCCCGAGCCGGGCCGGTGGATCCTCGCCGCCGCGTCGCTCGTCGTCATCGTCGTCGCGGTGCGCCCGCTCCTGCCGCGCGGCACGCTCCTCGCGAAGCCGGGCATCCCGGGCACCGTGCTCGTGCGCGCGATCGTCGCCGGTGCCTTCTTCGGCAGCGAGATCTACCTCCCGTACTTCCTCATCGAGCAGTACGAGTTCTCGCCCTCGCTCGCGGGAGCCGTGCTCACGGGCGCCGGCGTCTCGTGGGCCGTCGCGTCGTGGCTGCAGGGGCGCCTCGTCGGGCGACTGTCGAACGTCGCCGCGGTGCGCATCGGCACGGCCGTGCTCGCCGTCGCGCTCGGCGTCGTGCTTCTCGTCGCGGCGTTCGGCCTCGCGCCGTGGGTCGCGTTCATCGCGTGGACGATCGCGGGCGGCGGCATGGGCTTCATGTACCCGCGGTTCTCGGTCTCGGTGCTCGAACTCTCGCCGACGTCGGCGCAGGGCTTCAACTCGGCGGCGCTCACGATCGGAGAATCGCTCGGATCGGCATCCGTCCTCGCGATCACCCCGCTCGTCGCGGGCGCTCTCGCGGCCGGGGCGTTCACCGCGGACTTCTCGGTGACGCTCGCCGTCGCGCTCGTCGCCGTCGTGCTCGCCGGTCGGGTGCGGCCCGCGGCGGCAGCAGCGGTCTAG
- a CDS encoding DUF305 domain-containing protein, protein MTDVDEGPASPARPPRSRAVIAIVAIIAVVVAALVAFSIGRLTVASLGTPSDTSADAGFSRDMQVHHLQGVEMAMIIRDLSDSDDVRLLAYDIATTQAQQAGQLYGWLSQWGLSQAGSEPAMTWMTVPVDGATHAHSDEGHQPGDPMPGLATPEQMNELRASTGVDAEILFLELMIAHHKGAVEMAEAALDRAHNVPLLTLANGIVTSQTAEISLMESMLADRT, encoded by the coding sequence ATGACCGACGTCGATGAAGGGCCCGCTTCTCCTGCGCGCCCGCCGCGTTCGCGTGCCGTCATCGCGATCGTCGCGATCATCGCGGTCGTGGTCGCGGCCCTCGTCGCCTTCTCGATCGGACGCCTGACCGTCGCCTCGCTCGGCACCCCGAGCGACACGAGCGCCGACGCGGGCTTCTCGCGCGACATGCAGGTGCACCACCTGCAGGGCGTCGAGATGGCGATGATCATCCGCGACCTGAGCGACAGCGACGACGTGCGGCTGCTCGCCTACGACATCGCGACGACGCAGGCGCAGCAGGCGGGCCAGCTGTACGGCTGGCTCAGCCAGTGGGGCCTCTCGCAAGCGGGCAGCGAGCCCGCGATGACGTGGATGACGGTTCCCGTCGACGGCGCGACGCACGCGCACTCCGACGAGGGCCACCAGCCCGGAGACCCCATGCCCGGCCTCGCGACGCCCGAGCAGATGAACGAGCTGCGCGCCTCGACGGGTGTCGATGCCGAGATCCTGTTCCTCGAGCTCATGATCGCCCACCACAAGGGCGCCGTCGAGATGGCCGAGGCCGCTCTCGACCGGGCGCACAACGTACCGCTCCTCACCCTCGCGAACGGCATCGTCACGAGTCAGACCGCCGAGATCTCGCTCATGGAGTCGATGCTCGCCGATCGCACCTGA
- a CDS encoding LacI family DNA-binding transcriptional regulator, producing the protein MTSEPTKGRPPSIRDVAKAADVSHQTVSRVLNNHPSIRDSTKQRVLEVMEQLQYRPNRAARALVTSRSQTFGILSASSTQYGPASSIAAIEAAAREAGYWVSTANIDAASPASIADGLAHLTAQAVEGLVVIAPQMRVFTALAEHQITVPYVTLQSISDSEHAITVDQIAGARLATRHLIELGHRNIYHLAGPQDWIEAEARMRGFLDEMSAQDVPTTAPILGDWTADFGYYVGRELMQVRDFTAIFASNDAMALGLIHAFRSGGLDVPNDVSVVGFDDVPEAAHYWPPLTTVRQDFAELGRRCVALLLGNIDSTTPDYTGSIMPELVVRSSTGRPSF; encoded by the coding sequence GTGACGTCAGAGCCGACGAAGGGACGACCACCCAGCATTCGCGATGTGGCGAAGGCTGCAGATGTGTCGCACCAGACGGTCTCCCGCGTGCTCAACAACCACCCGAGCATCCGCGACTCGACGAAGCAGCGCGTGCTCGAGGTCATGGAACAGCTGCAGTACCGGCCGAACCGCGCGGCACGGGCCCTCGTCACGAGTCGCTCGCAGACCTTCGGCATCCTCTCGGCGTCGAGCACGCAGTACGGGCCCGCATCGAGCATCGCCGCGATCGAAGCGGCCGCGCGTGAGGCGGGCTACTGGGTGAGCACCGCGAACATCGACGCGGCCTCGCCCGCGTCGATCGCCGACGGACTCGCGCACCTCACGGCGCAAGCGGTCGAGGGTCTCGTGGTCATCGCTCCGCAGATGCGCGTGTTCACGGCGCTCGCCGAGCATCAGATCACCGTGCCGTACGTGACCCTGCAGTCGATCTCCGACAGCGAGCACGCCATCACCGTCGACCAGATCGCCGGGGCGCGACTCGCGACGCGGCACCTCATCGAGCTCGGGCACCGCAACATCTACCACCTCGCCGGGCCGCAGGACTGGATCGAGGCCGAGGCGCGCATGCGCGGGTTCCTCGACGAGATGAGCGCGCAGGACGTTCCGACGACCGCTCCGATCCTCGGCGACTGGACGGCGGACTTCGGGTACTACGTCGGCCGCGAGCTCATGCAGGTGCGCGATTTCACGGCGATCTTCGCCTCGAACGACGCCATGGCGCTCGGTCTCATCCACGCGTTCCGCTCGGGTGGCCTCGACGTTCCGAACGACGTCAGCGTCGTCGGATTCGACGACGTCCCCGAGGCCGCGCACTACTGGCCGCCGCTCACGACGGTGCGCCAGGACTTCGCCGAACTCGGCCGACGTTGCGTCGCGCTCCTGCTCGGCAACATCGATTCGACGACGCCCGACTACACGGGTTCGATCATGCCGGAGCTCGTCGTGCGCTCCTCCACGGGGCGCCCGTCGTTCTGA
- a CDS encoding ABC transporter ATP-binding protein, with amino-acid sequence MTRPRGGTGAGHPPGVRRIGSADEGTQRAQNADAPYIPHLLRRIGGLFAPHRAALIVTVILVLIGAALAVIPPLLTQRAFDDGLFPVDGGGPNLSALAVIVGLMVAIFLVSAALGVWQTWLTARTGNRVMGALRVRLFSHLQSMELSFFTRTKTGVIQSRLQNDVGGVAGVLTNTVSSVLGNTVTVIAAFVAMVLLNWQLTIVALVLMPFMVIAQRRVGQVRARIAAKTQESLSEMTAITQETLSVSGILLSKSFTRQQSEIARYADENRTQIDLQVRQQMSGQWFFAMVQIFLSSIPAIVYLVAGWLIVGGATDVTAGTIVAFTTVQARLLFPLLGLMRVALDLQTSTALFARIFEYLDLKPAITDRPGATPLAELPSTGPLVAFDGVTFRYPDQADDSRPTLDSVSFEIEAGQFAAFVGPSGAGKTTVSYLVPRLYEASDGRVLVAGRDVRDVTQESLMAHIGIVSQETYLFHATIAENLRYARPEATDAELETAARQANIHDTIASFPDGYATVVGERGYRLSGGEKQRIAIARVLLKDPPLLVLDEATSALDTISERIVQEALDDAARGRTTIAIAHRLSTVVDADVIFVVDHGRIVERGTHASLLEADGVYASLFRQQSER; translated from the coding sequence ATGACGAGGCCGCGCGGCGGGACGGGGGCCGGTCACCCGCCGGGCGTTCGGCGCATCGGCTCGGCCGACGAGGGCACGCAGCGAGCGCAGAACGCCGACGCGCCCTACATCCCGCATCTGCTCCGTCGCATCGGCGGCCTGTTCGCGCCGCACCGGGCGGCGCTCATCGTCACCGTCATCCTCGTGCTGATCGGTGCCGCGCTCGCCGTCATCCCCCCGCTGCTTACCCAACGGGCTTTCGACGACGGGCTCTTCCCGGTCGACGGCGGGGGTCCGAACCTCTCCGCGCTCGCGGTGATCGTCGGCCTCATGGTCGCGATCTTCCTCGTGAGCGCGGCACTCGGTGTGTGGCAGACCTGGCTCACGGCTCGCACCGGTAACCGGGTCATGGGGGCGCTCCGCGTGCGGCTCTTCTCGCACCTGCAGTCGATGGAGCTCTCGTTCTTCACACGCACGAAGACGGGCGTCATCCAGTCACGGCTGCAGAACGACGTCGGCGGCGTCGCGGGCGTGCTCACCAATACGGTCTCGAGCGTGCTCGGCAATACGGTCACGGTCATCGCGGCGTTCGTGGCCATGGTGCTGCTCAACTGGCAGCTCACGATCGTCGCCCTCGTGCTCATGCCGTTCATGGTCATCGCGCAGCGACGCGTCGGTCAGGTGCGTGCGCGCATCGCCGCGAAGACGCAGGAGTCGCTCTCGGAGATGACGGCGATCACGCAGGAGACGCTCTCGGTCTCGGGCATCCTGCTGTCGAAGAGCTTCACCCGCCAGCAGAGCGAGATCGCGCGCTACGCCGACGAGAACCGCACGCAGATCGACCTGCAGGTGCGCCAGCAGATGAGCGGCCAGTGGTTCTTCGCGATGGTGCAGATCTTCCTGTCGTCGATCCCCGCGATCGTCTACCTCGTCGCGGGATGGCTCATCGTGGGCGGGGCGACGGATGTCACGGCCGGCACGATCGTCGCCTTCACGACCGTTCAGGCGCGACTGCTCTTCCCTCTCCTCGGGCTCATGCGCGTCGCGCTCGACCTGCAGACGTCGACGGCCCTCTTCGCCCGCATCTTCGAGTACCTCGACCTGAAGCCCGCGATCACGGATCGCCCGGGTGCGACGCCGCTCGCCGAGCTTCCGTCGACGGGGCCGCTCGTCGCGTTCGACGGGGTCACGTTCCGCTATCCCGACCAGGCGGATGACTCGCGCCCGACTCTCGACTCGGTGTCGTTCGAGATCGAGGCGGGGCAGTTCGCCGCGTTCGTCGGGCCGAGCGGGGCGGGCAAGACGACCGTCTCGTACCTCGTGCCGCGTCTGTACGAGGCGTCGGACGGGCGGGTGCTCGTCGCCGGGCGCGACGTCCGCGACGTGACGCAGGAGTCGCTCATGGCGCACATCGGCATCGTGAGTCAGGAGACGTACCTCTTCCACGCGACGATCGCCGAGAACCTGCGGTACGCGCGGCCCGAGGCGACGGATGCCGAGCTCGAGACGGCTGCCCGCCAGGCGAACATCCACGACACGATCGCGTCGTTCCCCGACGGGTACGCAACGGTCGTCGGCGAACGCGGATACCGGCTCTCGGGCGGCGAGAAGCAGCGCATCGCGATCGCGCGCGTGCTGCTGAAGGACCCGCCGCTGCTCGTGCTCGACGAGGCGACGAGTGCGCTCGACACGATCTCGGAGCGCATCGTGCAGGAGGCGCTCGACGACGCCGCGCGCGGGCGTACGACGATCGCCATCGCTCACCGACTCTCGACCGTCGTCGATGCGGACGTCATCTTCGTCGTCGATCACGGACGTATCGTCGAGCGCGGCACGCACGCGAGCCTTCTCGAGGCCGACGGCGTCTACGCCTCCCTCTTCCGCCAGCAGTCCGAGCGCTAG
- a CDS encoding cystathionine gamma-synthase: protein MTHSENFDTLAIHAGQAFDPTTGAVIPPVHLTTTYVQDGIGGLRGGYEYSRGGNPTRTALETQLAAIEHGESALSFASGLAAEDALLRAVLTPGDHVIIGNDVYGGTHRLIRRIHGAWGIEHSTVDTSDLDAVRAAVRPETKVLWVETPSNPLMKISDVAALVELGHAAGLVVVVDNTFASPALQQPIKLGADVVIHSTTKYLGGHSDVVGGAAVFAPGRAELAEKVQFIQFAAGAVSGPFDAFLTTRGIKTLALRMQRHSSNAQAIAEAVVGHAAVSRVLYPGLPTHPGHDLAARQMSGFGGMISLDLVGGEAAARRFAESMTFFQLAESLGGVESLVNYPSEMTHASVRGTEAEVPVSIVRLSVGIEDVADLTGDVLEALDRL, encoded by the coding sequence ATGACTCACTCTGAGAACTTCGACACGCTCGCCATCCACGCCGGTCAGGCGTTCGACCCCACGACGGGCGCCGTCATCCCGCCCGTGCACCTCACGACGACCTATGTGCAGGACGGCATCGGCGGCCTCCGCGGCGGCTACGAGTACTCGCGCGGCGGCAACCCGACGCGCACGGCGCTCGAGACGCAGCTCGCCGCGATCGAGCACGGCGAATCGGCCCTGTCGTTCGCGTCGGGTCTCGCGGCGGAAGACGCACTGCTGCGTGCGGTGCTGACTCCGGGTGACCACGTCATCATCGGCAACGACGTCTACGGCGGCACGCACCGACTCATCCGCCGCATCCACGGTGCGTGGGGCATCGAGCACTCGACGGTCGACACGAGCGACCTCGACGCCGTGCGGGCGGCCGTTCGACCCGAGACGAAGGTGCTGTGGGTCGAGACGCCGTCGAACCCGCTCATGAAGATCAGCGACGTCGCCGCTCTCGTCGAGCTCGGTCACGCGGCCGGTCTCGTCGTCGTGGTCGACAACACGTTCGCGTCGCCCGCGCTGCAGCAGCCCATCAAGCTCGGTGCCGACGTCGTCATCCACTCGACGACGAAGTACCTCGGCGGCCACTCCGACGTCGTCGGCGGAGCCGCGGTCTTCGCGCCCGGTCGTGCCGAGCTCGCCGAGAAGGTGCAGTTCATCCAGTTCGCCGCGGGCGCCGTGTCGGGGCCGTTCGACGCGTTCCTCACGACGCGCGGCATCAAGACCCTCGCGCTCCGCATGCAGCGGCACTCGTCGAACGCGCAGGCGATCGCGGAGGCCGTCGTCGGCCACGCGGCCGTCTCGCGCGTGCTCTACCCGGGCCTGCCGACGCACCCCGGCCACGACCTCGCGGCTCGGCAGATGTCGGGCTTCGGCGGCATGATCTCGCTCGATCTCGTCGGCGGGGAGGCCGCGGCGCGTCGCTTCGCGGAGTCGATGACGTTCTTCCAGCTCGCCGAGTCGCTCGGCGGCGTCGAGTCGCTCGTGAACTACCCGTCCGAGATGACGCACGCGTCGGTGCGCGGCACCGAGGCCGAGGTGCCCGTGTCGATCGTGCGCCTCTCGGTCGGCATCGAAGACGTGGCGGACCTCACGGGCGACGTGCTCGAGGCGCTCGACCGCCTCTGA
- a CDS encoding APC family permease, translated as MTSTDPRLPIADDASAPPRGRLGLGQGTALYIASVLGTGLLVLPGLAAAVAGPASIVAVLAVAVLSIPLAGTFAALASRFPDAGGVTSYVRRAIGDTAARMTGYWFSIGVCAGAPVVAVLGGEYVTAILGVDRAAVPIISAVIFLPPFLANFFGVRVAGWMQFVLTGLLLAVVIGVVSVALPAADARNFEPFLPHGWLGVGAAISLFVWAFAGWEVGTHIAGEFRNPRRTIPLATGIALLVTSAGYLALQVATVGVLGEGAGDGVVPLLELVERTAPGVGPVLVGTVAAIVSVGVLNAYFPAFAKLGASLGRDGDLPRWFARGVEPGRVPRRALAATFALTLVYFAVMIATGLELAPFILVHTSSMVAIYALGMVAAVILLRTYSFGWWLAVIATVLTAGLLVLAGGNLLVPAVLAVASLLVTLVRRVRA; from the coding sequence GTGACCTCGACAGACCCCCGCCTCCCGATCGCGGATGACGCGAGCGCGCCGCCGCGCGGTCGGCTCGGGCTCGGACAGGGCACGGCGCTCTACATCGCGAGCGTGCTCGGCACGGGCCTCCTCGTGCTGCCCGGTCTCGCCGCGGCCGTCGCGGGGCCGGCCTCGATCGTCGCCGTGCTCGCGGTCGCGGTGCTCTCGATCCCGCTCGCGGGAACGTTTGCCGCGCTCGCGTCGCGCTTCCCCGATGCGGGCGGGGTCACGAGCTACGTGCGGCGCGCGATCGGCGACACCGCGGCCCGGATGACGGGCTACTGGTTCTCCATCGGCGTCTGTGCCGGGGCGCCCGTCGTCGCGGTGCTCGGCGGCGAGTACGTCACGGCGATCCTCGGGGTCGACCGTGCCGCCGTGCCGATCATCTCGGCCGTCATCTTCCTCCCGCCCTTCCTTGCCAACTTCTTCGGCGTGCGCGTCGCCGGGTGGATGCAGTTCGTGCTCACGGGCCTCCTCCTCGCGGTCGTCATCGGCGTCGTCTCGGTCGCGCTCCCCGCGGCCGACGCCCGGAACTTCGAACCCTTCCTGCCGCACGGCTGGCTCGGCGTCGGCGCCGCCATCAGCCTCTTCGTGTGGGCGTTCGCCGGCTGGGAGGTCGGCACGCACATCGCCGGCGAGTTCCGGAACCCGCGCCGCACGATCCCCCTCGCGACGGGCATCGCCCTCCTCGTCACGAGCGCCGGTTATCTCGCGCTCCAGGTCGCGACCGTAGGCGTTCTCGGCGAGGGCGCCGGCGACGGAGTCGTGCCGCTCCTCGAACTCGTCGAACGCACGGCGCCCGGCGTCGGCCCCGTCCTCGTCGGCACGGTCGCCGCGATCGTCTCGGTCGGTGTGCTGAACGCGTACTTCCCGGCCTTCGCGAAGCTCGGTGCTTCCCTCGGGCGCGACGGCGACCTGCCGCGCTGGTTCGCCCGCGGCGTCGAACCGGGCCGCGTGCCGCGGCGTGCGCTCGCGGCGACGTTCGCGCTGACCCTCGTCTACTTCGCCGTGATGATCGCCACGGGCCTCGAGCTCGCGCCGTTCATCCTCGTGCATACGAGCAGCATGGTGGCGATCTATGCCCTGGGAATGGTCGCTGCCGTCATCCTTCTGCGCACCTACTCGTTCGGCTGGTGGCTCGCCGTCATCGCGACGGTGCTCACCGCGGGCCTCCTCGTGCTCGCGGGCGGTAATCTTCTCGTCCCGGCGGTCCTCGCCGTGGCCTCCCTCCTCGTCACTCTCGTTCGAAGGGTTCGTGCATGA